One segment of Microbacterium arborescens DNA contains the following:
- a CDS encoding NAD-dependent succinate-semialdehyde dehydrogenase, producing the protein MSTYAVTNPATGETLATYDPATDDDVERALAGADEAYRAWSRVVAPAERADRLRRVAELHRERRDELAAIIVREMGKPLAAAEGEVDFAADITAYYADHIDEITGDTPIPIEGEGTAVIRRSPLGVLLGIMPWNFPYYQVARFAAPNIAVGNTILLKHAPQCPESAAAIDAIYRDAGFPAGVYTNVYLSNEQAADVIADRRVQGVSVTGSERAGSAVAEIAGRNLKKVALELGGSDPFILLSTDDLDAAVAAAAEARLDNVGQSCNGAKRFIVVDGLYDAFVEKFAAALADAKVGDPFADDTVLGPLSSLTAAERLAEQVDRAVAQGATLVTGGRRDGAFYPGTVLTGVTPEMDAYREEFFGPVGVVYRVADETEAIELANDTPFGLGSYVFTTEPEQAARVADAIEAGMVYINLVLADEAGLPFGGVKRSGTSRELGLLAADEFVNKKLIRTGA; encoded by the coding sequence ATGAGCACGTATGCCGTGACCAACCCCGCCACCGGCGAGACGCTGGCGACGTACGATCCCGCGACCGACGATGACGTCGAGCGCGCCCTGGCCGGCGCGGACGAGGCGTACCGCGCCTGGTCGCGCGTCGTCGCGCCGGCCGAGCGGGCCGACCGGCTGCGCCGAGTCGCGGAGCTGCACCGTGAGCGCCGCGACGAGCTCGCCGCGATCATCGTGCGCGAGATGGGCAAGCCGCTCGCCGCTGCGGAGGGCGAGGTCGATTTCGCCGCCGACATCACCGCGTACTACGCCGACCACATCGACGAGATCACCGGTGACACCCCGATCCCGATCGAGGGGGAGGGCACCGCGGTCATCCGGCGCAGCCCTCTCGGCGTGCTGCTCGGCATCATGCCGTGGAACTTCCCGTACTACCAGGTCGCCCGTTTCGCGGCGCCGAACATCGCGGTCGGGAACACCATCCTGCTCAAGCACGCTCCGCAGTGCCCGGAGTCGGCCGCGGCGATCGACGCGATCTACCGTGACGCGGGTTTTCCCGCCGGTGTGTACACGAACGTGTATCTGAGCAACGAACAGGCCGCGGACGTGATCGCCGACCGTCGCGTGCAGGGGGTATCGGTGACCGGGTCGGAGCGCGCAGGGTCGGCGGTCGCGGAGATCGCCGGACGCAACCTCAAGAAGGTCGCGCTCGAGCTCGGCGGGTCGGACCCGTTCATCCTGCTCTCGACCGACGACCTGGATGCCGCGGTGGCGGCGGCCGCCGAGGCGCGCCTCGACAACGTGGGCCAGTCGTGCAACGGGGCGAAGCGGTTCATCGTGGTCGATGGGCTCTACGACGCGTTCGTCGAGAAGTTCGCCGCTGCACTCGCCGACGCGAAGGTCGGTGACCCGTTCGCCGACGACACGGTCCTCGGGCCGCTGTCGTCGCTCACTGCGGCCGAGCGGCTCGCCGAGCAGGTCGATCGTGCCGTGGCTCAGGGGGCGACGCTCGTGACCGGTGGGCGCCGCGACGGCGCCTTCTACCCGGGCACGGTGCTCACGGGCGTCACACCGGAGATGGATGCCTACCGCGAGGAGTTCTTCGGACCCGTCGGCGTCGTCTACCGCGTGGCCGACGAGACCGAGGCGATCGAGCTCGCCAACGACACACCGTTCGGGCTCGGGTCGTACGTGTTCACGACGGAGCCGGAGCAGGCCGCGCGTGTGGCCGATGCGATCGAGGCGGGCATGGTCTACATCAATCTCGTGCTCGCGGACGAAGCCGGACTGCCGTTCGGCGGAGTCAAGCGCAGCGGCACCTCGCGGGAGCTCGGGCTTCTCGCCGCAGACGAGTTCGTGAACAAGAAGCTCATCCGCACGGGCGCCTGA